From the Gammaproteobacteria bacterium genome, the window TTCGTGGGCCGATACTGAAAGTACTGGTCAGCACACCGATTTGATCATCCCAGGCAGAGGATAACACCTCTATCCGGGGAAACAGACAACATCGATGTGGACTCGAGAAGTGGGCCGCAATGGTTAACGCTACTGGCGCAATGGCGGCAGTCTGTCAGGTGCAAAGGGTGCAAGGTCAATGCTGCTGGCTTGGCCGTCGCTGATCAGCTCAGCCATTGCCAGGCCGGTGCCTGGTGCGTTCAACATTCCCCAACAGTTATGGCCTGTGGCAACGTAAGCACCCCGAGTGCCTTGAATCGCGCCCACGACAGGCATTGCATCCTCGCAGATGGGTCGATAGCAGGCCTGATGTTGAACGACGGTCGCTTCCGCCAGCACCGTAGAGACACGGCCAGCAAGCACCCGCAGGCGATTGCAGGCTGTATCGTCGATTGAAACATCTTCCGGTGACACAGGCAGCGGGTCATCGCCTGAAAATCCGCACAGATAAACCTCGCCGTCGGCGCGTGGGATCAGCTCCGGCCCATGACGCTCTCCGAGCTGGTCCTCGTAGTCCAGGAAGAGCGCATCGGCTGTGACGGGTGTGTTGGGGGACAGCGTGATACTGTAACCCTTTAGCCCGTAAATGGCCGGTAGGGGCAGCCACTGTGTGGCAAGTAGGCTCCACGGACCCATAGCGATGACAACAGCGTCAGCGCTTAGAAACCTACCATCGACTGTGATACCGGACACCTGATTTTTCACCGGGTCCCGTTCTATAGACTCCACGGTCCCGAGCCTGAGCTGTGCACCCGCTGTGCAGGCGGCTGTTAGCAGGGCCCGTGTGAATCGTTCTGGATGGAGTTGGGCCGTGGTCGTGGTGTCGCCGAGCAGTTGATGGACCACGCCTTCATTGTTTAACCAGTTTACAGCCGTGCTGAGTCCGGTACCGCGTGCAAACGAGCGACGATCCGATAACGCCATGGCATAGGTATCTACACGGCGATAGCCATAGTCTGTTGCAAGTGCATCGGTGAGGTCGGTGTGCAGATCGAAGCTTAATTGGGCCAGTTGGTCCTGGGGTTGTCCGACGCACCAGTCACGGGCCAGAAAGCCGCCAGATTTGCCGGATGCTGCACAGGCCGTATCGCAGCGTTCGATCACAGTCGCGCCAATGCCTTTGCGTGAGAGGTAATAGGCGATGGCGCTGCCGATTACACCTGCACCAATTATAATGACATCCATCTGTTGCGTGGAAGGTCAGGCCACATGAACCAAAAGTTATGACAGCACTGACTGATTCCAGTGTCGTCATTCAAGTTAACAGAATACCAAATATAATTGAGCTGATGCGTAAAATACTTCATCTCAGTAAACCAACCATTGTATGAGTAATGATTGTCAGTCCGTGTGTAGGCATCTGTATTATTGACCCGGTGACCGGTTACTGCCGGGGTTGTAATCGGACTCTCGAAGAAATTTCCGAGTGGCCGCACTACAGCGATGAGGAAGCCCGCGCATTGTTGCTGCAACTGGAACAAAGGGATCCGCTCGCGCCTGAATCTGATTGATACCTGGCCAATACTTCAGTACCCGTTCAACTGGGGCTACACTACAATGCTGATCGCCAGCGTTGACTGGTACTCGAACAACACGATATTCACGATAAAGCATGGGTCATGAAGCTGGGTGAAGGCTGGCAATTCTGGATAGACAGAGGGGGAACGTTCACCGACCTTGTGGCCCGAACTCCATCTGGTGGCGTGATCAGCCGCAAACTGCTGTCAGAAAATCCTGAGCACTACAAGGATGCTGCGGTTCAGGGCATTCGCGATATTCTGGAGATCGGCCGTGGTGATTCGATTCCAGCCAGCGTAATCGAAGCCGTCAAGATGGGTACGACGGTGGCTACCAATGCATTGCTAGAACGCAAAGGCGACAGGACACTTCTAGCCACAACCCAGGGATTTGCCGACGCCCTGCGCATCGGCTACCAGACCCGACCTGACCTTTTTGCGCTGCAGATCGTTCTGCCTGACATGCTTTACGAACAGGTGGTAGAGATCAGTGAACGGGTTCTGGCCGATGGTACGATCGACCGGTCACTTGATACTGGCGCGGCCCGAGCCTCACTCCAGCAGTCGTACAACGATGGGATTCGATCAATCGCCATTGTCTTTATGCATGGTTATCGCTATCCAGAGCACGAACTGGCTGTGGCAGATATTGCGCGCGAGATTGGATTTACCCAAATATCTAGCAGTTACGAGACCAACCCATTGATGAAGCTGGTCAGTCGGGGTGATACAACTGTGGTCGATGCCTATCTGTCACCGATGCTAGGCAACTATGTGTCCCAGGTCGCAAGTGAACTCGGTGACGTTCGGTTGATGTTTATGCAGTCCCATGGCGGGTTGACAGATGCCGGGCTTTTCCGTGGCAAGGATGCAATTCTTTCCGGTCCAGCTGGCGGTATTGTCGGTGCAGTGAAAACCGCTGCAGCGGCCGGGTACGATCGAATCATATCGTTTGATATGGGCGGCACCTCTACCGATGTTGCACACTACAATGGGGAATACGAACGCACCTTTGAAACGCTTGTTGCTGGTGTGCGAATACGTGCACCGATGATGATGATCCATACGGTGGCTGCAGGAGGTGGTTCGATCTGTTTTTTTGATGGTTCCAGATACCGAGTGGGTCCGGAGTCTGCAGGCGCTAACCCAGGCCCGGTTTGTTATCGGCGCGCGGGTCCATTGACTGTGACCGATTGTAATGTGATGCTGGGAAAACTGCAGGCGAAATTTTTCCCGTCCGTGTTCGGCCTTGGGCAGGATCAGTCACTGGATGTCGAGGCTGTAAAACAAGCCTTCTTGAAACTGTCTAAGCAGATCGAAGCTGCTACCGGTGATGCGAGAACGCCTGTTGAAGTCGCTGATGGATACCTCCGTATTGCTGTTGAGAATATGGCTAACGCAATCAAGAAAGTGTCCGTGCAGAGGGGATACGATGTAACCGGATACACGCTTAACTGTTTTGGCGGTGCTGCGGGTCAGCATGCGTGTCTCGTTGCAGATGCGCTGGGTATGACCCGGGTATTCATGCATCCACTGGCCGGTGTACTGTCTGCCTACGGCATGGGCCTTGCCGATGTACGGTCTCTTCGAGAGAGAGCGCTGGAGTTGCCGTTGAAGGAGATAAGTATGGGTGAGCTGTCCCGGGCCTTGGATGAACTGACAGCATCAACGACCGACATTTTGGTGGATCAGGGTATCCCCATCACCTCGATCAGCGTGGTTCGGCGGGCCCATCTTCGTTACGACGGTACTGATACGTCTCTTGAGATTGAATTTGGTTCTCTGGCTCAGATGGGTGAGCGCTTTGAGGCGGCTTACCGTCAGCGCTACGGTTTTGTGATGGCAGATAAACATCTCGTCATCGAAGCCGCTGCTGTTGAAGCCATCGGCAAAATGGACACAGCGGAGATTTCAGTGATTCAACCACAGAGGACTACCGATAAACCGCAGGTGCTGGCCCAAGTGTCGGCTTACATGGCTGGTCAGGATCAGCAAACGAACGTCTATGATCGGGAACTCCTGCAACCGGGAGATCTTGTGTCAGGGCCGGCCATTATTCGTGAGCAGACCGCAACGACCGTTGTTGAGCCCGGTTGGCAGGCTGAAATTGACACCCACAGCAACCTGATCATGACCCGCATGGTTGCACTTGAACGTCAATTCGCGATCGGCACTGAGTGTGACCCGGTCATGCTGGAAGTGTTTAACAACTTGTTCATGTCGATCGCGGAACAGATGGGTCTGACCTTGGAGAAAACTGCCTATTCAGTAAATATCAAGGAGCGATTGGATTTCTCCTGCGCCATTTTTGATCCCGATGGCGATCTGGTCGCTAATGCACCTCATATCCCGATTCACCTGGGCTCCATGGGCGAAGCCGTGCGTACGGTTATTGAAGTCAATGCGGCTTCAATCAGTCTGGGAGATGTTTACGTCGTCAATGCGCCATATAACGGTGGCACCCATCTTCCCGATTTAACGGTTATTACGCCGGTGTTTGATCAGGTGCACAGCCGGATTCTGTTTTATGTGGCGAGCCGTGGTCATCACGCTGATATCGGTGGCATCACACCGGGATCGATGCCGCCTGACAGCCGTATCGTGGAGGAAGAGGGTATTCTGTTTGATAACTTCAAGCTGGTCGATCACGGTACGTTTCTGGAACAGAAATTGCGTGATCATCTTGCGTCTGGCCCATATCCGGCCCGCAATCCGGAACAGAACATTGCGGATCTTAAGGCACAGATCGCTGCCGGTGAGAAAGGGGTGAAAGAAGTTCACCGCATGATTGAGCAGTTTGGCGTGGACGTGGTGCATGCCTATATGAAGCATGTACAGGACAATGCCGAAGAGCAGGTCAGGCGGGTGATTGATGTGATGGACGACGGTGAATTCAGTTATCCGCTTGATGAAGGCAGTGTTATCAAGGTCACGATAACCTTCGATAAGGAAAAGCGTTGCGCTACGGTTGATTTCACTGGTACCAGCGATCAGCGACCGTCAAACTTCAACGCACCATCAGCAGTTGTCCGCTCAGCAGTGCTTTATGTGTTCCGCTGTTTGGTGGACGATGCGATTCCTCTGAACGAGGGTTGTTTGAAGCCTATCAATATTATTATTCCCAAAGGCTGTATGTTGGCACCGCAGTATCCAGCTGCGGTCGTCGCTGGTAATGTGGAAACCTCTCAGGCAGTTACTGACACGCTGTTTGGCGCACTCAGAGTGTTCGCTGCAAGCCAAGGTACGATGAACAACCTGACTTTCGGCAACGAGCAGTACCAGTATTACGAGACCGTCTGTGGCGGTGCCGGTGCCGGTCCTGGATTCGACGGGACTTCGGCGATCCACACCCACATGACGAACACTCGTCTTACCGATCCTGAGATTCTTGAATGGCGTTACCCGGTGGTTCTGGAGAATTTTCAGATTCGCCGGAATAGCGGTGGGCGCGGTCAATTCAAGGGAGGGGATGGCACGTTGCGTCGAATCCGATTCCTGGAGTCGATGGAGGTTGCCATGCTCTCAAATCACAGAATCGTTCCTCCGTACGGCATGGCCGGTGGCCATCCCGGCGAGGTCGGCCGCAACTGGGTCGAGTGTGCTGATGGAGAGAAAGACGAGATGACCGGTCGAGACAAGCGAACCGTTAAACCTGGAGACGTGTTTGTATTACAGACACCGACCGGTGGTGGATATGGCAAGCCTGAATGATCAGTTGAAATCGCTCAAGTAACCTGTACCGGTGCTTGTCGACCAGCCCGAGTAAATATGAACTTCAATCGGAACAGCAGTTACTGACCTTGTTCCAGCCTGTGTAACGCATCATGATCGAAGTGAGCATGAGTCGAGGCCCCTATGTCGACGCTGGTGATTGGAAAATCTCGAAAGTACCAATCCCAGTTCCTCGACGGGTGATTGCGCCAGGGATCGATGAGCACGTTGACGCCCCTGGGTGAGGTGATACGAAATGCCGAGCTGCCGAAAAAAGCGATCTCGACCGGTCCATCTCGCGGGGGTGATGTGTCGGCCTGCAGATCGATCATCCGGTTATGATTACTTGTCATCTGCCAAACGTTAAGACCGTTATCGATGTTGTTCATGATCGGTTTTCCAGATCAGACGACCGGCGACAGGCCACCGTCAATATTGACTGATGTACCTGTGATATAGCTTGCTTTAGCCGAGGCCAGGAAACAGATCACATCGCCTGCTTCATCTGCTTCCCCAACCCGGCCAAGCGGTACAACTTGGCTCATCTTTTGCCAATGGTCATCCAGGCTGTAGTCAGGATTGTCTTCGTGCATTCGGGCCCAGGATGCACGGTGCTGGCCGCTCTTAATCAGGCCGATGCAGATGGTATTAACTCGAATACTGAACTCGGCAAGTTCCTTGGACCAGGTTTTAGTCAGGGAAATTCCCGCAGCCCGTGATAGGGCAGTGGGCTGGGTGCCCGCAGCGGGGGCTTTGCCACCGGGTGTAGTGGTATTGATGATCACACCCGAATCAGACTTTTTTAGATAAGGTAGAGCATGTCTCGT encodes:
- a CDS encoding FAD-binding oxidoreductase, coding for MDVIIIGAGVIGSAIAYYLSRKGIGATVIERCDTACAASGKSGGFLARDWCVGQPQDQLAQLSFDLHTDLTDALATDYGYRRVDTYAMALSDRRSFARGTGLSTAVNWLNNEGVVHQLLGDTTTTAQLHPERFTRALLTAACTAGAQLRLGTVESIERDPVKNQVSGITVDGRFLSADAVVIAMGPWSLLATQWLPLPAIYGLKGYSITLSPNTPVTADALFLDYEDQLGERHGPELIPRADGEVYLCGFSGDDPLPVSPEDVSIDDTACNRLRVLAGRVSTVLAEATVVQHQACYRPICEDAMPVVGAIQGTRGAYVATGHNCWGMLNAPGTGLAMAELISDGQASSIDLAPFAPDRLPPLRQ
- a CDS encoding DUF1289 domain-containing protein, encoding MIVSPCVGICIIDPVTGYCRGCNRTLEEISEWPHYSDEEARALLLQLEQRDPLAPESD
- a CDS encoding hydantoinase B/oxoprolinase family protein, whose amino-acid sequence is MKLGEGWQFWIDRGGTFTDLVARTPSGGVISRKLLSENPEHYKDAAVQGIRDILEIGRGDSIPASVIEAVKMGTTVATNALLERKGDRTLLATTQGFADALRIGYQTRPDLFALQIVLPDMLYEQVVEISERVLADGTIDRSLDTGAARASLQQSYNDGIRSIAIVFMHGYRYPEHELAVADIAREIGFTQISSSYETNPLMKLVSRGDTTVVDAYLSPMLGNYVSQVASELGDVRLMFMQSHGGLTDAGLFRGKDAILSGPAGGIVGAVKTAAAAGYDRIISFDMGGTSTDVAHYNGEYERTFETLVAGVRIRAPMMMIHTVAAGGGSICFFDGSRYRVGPESAGANPGPVCYRRAGPLTVTDCNVMLGKLQAKFFPSVFGLGQDQSLDVEAVKQAFLKLSKQIEAATGDARTPVEVADGYLRIAVENMANAIKKVSVQRGYDVTGYTLNCFGGAAGQHACLVADALGMTRVFMHPLAGVLSAYGMGLADVRSLRERALELPLKEISMGELSRALDELTASTTDILVDQGIPITSISVVRRAHLRYDGTDTSLEIEFGSLAQMGERFEAAYRQRYGFVMADKHLVIEAAAVEAIGKMDTAEISVIQPQRTTDKPQVLAQVSAYMAGQDQQTNVYDRELLQPGDLVSGPAIIREQTATTVVEPGWQAEIDTHSNLIMTRMVALERQFAIGTECDPVMLEVFNNLFMSIAEQMGLTLEKTAYSVNIKERLDFSCAIFDPDGDLVANAPHIPIHLGSMGEAVRTVIEVNAASISLGDVYVVNAPYNGGTHLPDLTVITPVFDQVHSRILFYVASRGHHADIGGITPGSMPPDSRIVEEEGILFDNFKLVDHGTFLEQKLRDHLASGPYPARNPEQNIADLKAQIAAGEKGVKEVHRMIEQFGVDVVHAYMKHVQDNAEEQVRRVIDVMDDGEFSYPLDEGSVIKVTITFDKEKRCATVDFTGTSDQRPSNFNAPSAVVRSAVLYVFRCLVDDAIPLNEGCLKPINIIIPKGCMLAPQYPAAVVAGNVETSQAVTDTLFGALRVFAASQGTMNNLTFGNEQYQYYETVCGGAGAGPGFDGTSAIHTHMTNTRLTDPEILEWRYPVVLENFQIRRNSGGRGQFKGGDGTLRRIRFLESMEVAMLSNHRIVPPYGMAGGHPGEVGRNWVECADGEKDEMTGRDKRTVKPGDVFVLQTPTGGGYGKPE
- a CDS encoding MBL fold metallo-hydrolase, which gives rise to MNNIDNGLNVWQMTSNHNRMIDLQADTSPPRDGPVEIAFFGSSAFRITSPRGVNVLIDPWRNHPSRNWDWYFRDFPITSVDIGASTHAHFDHDALHRLEQGQ
- a CDS encoding SDR family oxidoreductase, with amino-acid sequence MNLGLEGKVAVITGGSDGIGKAAALSMSREGARVAIAARDQSRLDAAVADISDQTQNPVLGISTDVRDEDSVRSLISQVVDQWGGIDILVNNAGTSSTSRFEDMSNEQMTADIELKVYGAVYGTRHALPYLKKSDSGVIINTTTPGGKAPAAGTQPTALSRAAGISLTKTWSKELAEFSIRVNTICIGLIKSGQHRASWARMHEDNPDYSLDDHWQKMSQVVPLGRVGEADEAGDVICFLASAKASYITGTSVNIDGGLSPVV